Proteins encoded in a region of the Anguilla anguilla isolate fAngAng1 chromosome 10, fAngAng1.pri, whole genome shotgun sequence genome:
- the ubox5 gene encoding RING finger protein 37 isoform X1, which yields MVVNLCLPHFETSVHCNKLSADGYDVTNLLSGDPSVRGRGFKLEYFLRPPVQVTLRFPVQVEVCRVDVELWPPGMDLGQAARGLEVLTSSAAQDGGQFLLVGRCKVKDEVSVIFNGPRPWPRPPFPPAPPDAPPGALGVELWSRGPRSLGVVTQLRVSLPYGGAGSPLGLRALAVWGRPAHCCPPLEVERIARAHTDSLKVSQHESRSATPCPESLPTPDPPGAKPPNDTPVPEEFLDPLTQELMSLPMLLPSGAMIDSSTLETYQRQEATWGRPPNDPFTGVPFCRDAQPLPCPLLKGRIDLFLLRGGGGAGGGATEGRLGRAVQQEQPRPSRLADHPSSLTGAPPAPDPSHPRISGDTPSPPPVGQDRGVQGGSSDPVRGQVKLSAPDRGVASASGTAGSILSRKRPLEVQGRGGRSSGTGGAPPPSDSWTTEKKFREDTPPQPDSCSSSSSHEQRLADSLDQALSSALRNLPAFTAHQAGKSCATESQGGGTNTGESRCALCACPLSQYPSCPPAFRLPCGHLLCRPCLSLRAPPKPSRPPLLCPACRAPAPSSSITRVHF from the exons ATGGTGGTCAATCTCTGTCTGCCGCACTTTGAGACCAGTGTGCATTGTAACAAA ctgagtGCTGACGGCTATGATGTCACAAACCTGCTGTCGGGGGACCCGAGTGTTCGTGGGCGGGGCTTCAAGCTGGAGTACTTCCTGCGGCCGCCGGTGCAGGTGACGCTGCGGTTCccggtgcaggtggaggtgtgccGCGTGGACGTGGAGCTGTGGCCCCCTGGGATGGACCTGGGCCAGGCGGCCCGAGGCCTGGAGGTCCTCACCTCCTCCGCGGCCCAGGACGGGGGCCAGTTCCTGCTGGTGGGACGCTGCAAGGTGAAGGACGAGGTGTCCGTCATCTTCAACGGGCCGCGCCCCTGGCCACGCCCGCCCTTCCCACCGGCCCCGCCCGACGCCCCGCCCGGGGCGCTGGGGGTGGAGTTGTGGAGCCGGGGGCCCAGGTCTCTGGGCGTCGTGACGCAGCTGCGCGTCAGCCTGCCGTATGGGGGGGCAGGGTCGCCCCTGGGGCTGCGGGCACTGGCCGTGTGGGGGCGGCCTGCTCACTGCTGCCCCCCGCTGGAGGTGGAGAGAATAGCGCGGGCTCACACGGACAGCTTGAAGGTGTCTCAGCATGAATCCAGATCCGCCACGCCCTGTCCCGAATCGCTGCCCACCCCAGACCCCCCCGGTGCCAAACCCCCCAATGACACCCCGGTCCCAGAGGAGTTTCTGGACCCCCTGACACAGGAACTGATGTCGTTGCCCATGCTGTTGCCAAGCGGTGCTATGATTGACAGCAGCACGCTGGAGACGTACCAGCGGCAGGAGGCCACCTGGGGGCGCCCTCCCAACGACCCCTTCACTGGGGTGCCCTTTTGCAGGGATGCCcagcccctgccctgccccctgctcaAAGGCCGAATCGACCTGTTCCTgctgcggggtgggggcggggctgggggcggggccacagagGGCCGACTCGGACGTGCGGTGCAGCAGGAACAGCCACGCCCCTCCAGACTCGCCGACCACCCCTCTTCTCTTACTGGGGCCCCACCTGCCCCAGATCCCAGCCACCCCCGGATTTCAGGGGAcactccctcaccccctcccgtGGGGCAGGACAGAGGGGTTCAAGGTGGAAGTTCGGACCCTGTCAGGGGGCAGGTGAAGCTATCTGCCCCTGATCGGGGTGTCGCCTCTGCCAGTGGGACAGCGGGGTCGATCCTCTCCAGGAAACGCCCGCTGGAGgtacaggggagaggggggcggagctccggGACTGgtggagcccctcccccctcggaCTCCTGGACTACAGAAAAGAAGTTTCGGGAGGACACCCCTCCCCAGCCTGACTCCT GTTCGAGTAGCAGTTCCCATGAGCAGCGTCTGGCAGACAGCTTGGACCAGGCATTGAGCTCTGCCCTTAGAAACCTCCCAGCATTCACTGCTCACCAAGCCGGCAAATCATGTGCCACGGAAAGCCAGGGAGGCGGGACCAATACAG gtgagaGCAGGTGTGCCCTGTGTGcctgccccctctctcagtacccctcctgcccccccgcGTTCCGTCTGCCCTGTGGGCACCTGCTCTGCCGCCCCTGCCTGTCCCTCCGAGCCCCCCCAAAACCGTCCCGGCCTCCTCTGCTCTGCCCCGCCTGTAGAGCCCCCGCCCCATCCAGCTCCATCACGCGTGTGCAC TTCTGA
- the ubox5 gene encoding RING finger protein 37 isoform X2 has product MVVNLCLPHFETSVHCNKLSADGYDVTNLLSGDPSVRGRGFKLEYFLRPPVQVTLRFPVQVEVCRVDVELWPPGMDLGQAARGLEVLTSSAAQDGGQFLLVGRCKVKDEVSVIFNGPRPWPRPPFPPAPPDAPPGALGVELWSRGPRSLGVVTQLRVSLPYGGAGSPLGLRALAVWGRPAHCCPPLEVERIARAHTDSLKVSQHESRSATPCPESLPTPDPPGAKPPNDTPVPEEFLDPLTQELMSLPMLLPSGAMIDSSTLETYQRQEATWGRPPNDPFTGVPFCRDAQPLPCPLLKGRIDLFLLRGGGGAGGGATEGRLGRAVQQEQPRPSRLADHPSSLTGAPPAPDPSHPRISGDTPSPPPVGQDRGVQGGSSDPVRGQVKLSAPDRGVASASGTAGSILSRKRPLEVQGRGGRSSGTGGAPPPSDSWTTEKKFREDTPPQPDSCSSSSSHEQRLADSLDQALSSALRNLPAFTAHQAGKSCATESQGGGTNTGESRCALCACPLSQYPSCPPAFRLPCGHLLCRPCLSLRAPPKPSRPPLLCPACRAPAPSSSITRVHF; this is encoded by the exons ATGGTGGTCAATCTCTGTCTGCCGCACTTTGAGACCAGTGTGCATTGTAACAAA ctgagtGCTGACGGCTATGATGTCACAAACCTGCTGTCGGGGGACCCGAGTGTTCGTGGGCGGGGCTTCAAGCTGGAGTACTTCCTGCGGCCGCCGGTGCAGGTGACGCTGCGGTTCccggtgcaggtggaggtgtgccGCGTGGACGTGGAGCTGTGGCCCCCTGGGATGGACCTGGGCCAGGCGGCCCGAGGCCTGGAGGTCCTCACCTCCTCCGCGGCCCAGGACGGGGGCCAGTTCCTGCTGGTGGGACGCTGCAAGGTGAAGGACGAGGTGTCCGTCATCTTCAACGGGCCGCGCCCCTGGCCACGCCCGCCCTTCCCACCGGCCCCGCCCGACGCCCCGCCCGGGGCGCTGGGGGTGGAGTTGTGGAGCCGGGGGCCCAGGTCTCTGGGCGTCGTGACGCAGCTGCGCGTCAGCCTGCCGTATGGGGGGGCAGGGTCGCCCCTGGGGCTGCGGGCACTGGCCGTGTGGGGGCGGCCTGCTCACTGCTGCCCCCCGCTGGAGGTGGAGAGAATAGCGCGGGCTCACACGGACAGCTTGAAGGTGTCTCAGCATGAATCCAGATCCGCCACGCCCTGTCCCGAATCGCTGCCCACCCCAGACCCCCCCGGTGCCAAACCCCCCAATGACACCCCGGTCCCAGAGGAGTTTCTGGACCCCCTGACACAGGAACTGATGTCGTTGCCCATGCTGTTGCCAAGCGGTGCTATGATTGACAGCAGCACGCTGGAGACGTACCAGCGGCAGGAGGCCACCTGGGGGCGCCCTCCCAACGACCCCTTCACTGGGGTGCCCTTTTGCAGGGATGCCcagcccctgccctgccccctgctcaAAGGCCGAATCGACCTGTTCCTgctgcggggtgggggcggggctgggggcggggccacagagGGCCGACTCGGACGTGCGGTGCAGCAGGAACAGCCACGCCCCTCCAGACTCGCCGACCACCCCTCTTCTCTTACTGGGGCCCCACCTGCCCCAGATCCCAGCCACCCCCGGATTTCAGGGGAcactccctcaccccctcccgtGGGGCAGGACAGAGGGGTTCAAGGTGGAAGTTCGGACCCTGTCAGGGGGCAGGTGAAGCTATCTGCCCCTGATCGGGGTGTCGCCTCTGCCAGTGGGACAGCGGGGTCGATCCTCTCCAGGAAACGCCCGCTGGAGgtacaggggagaggggggcggagctccggGACTGgtggagcccctcccccctcggaCTCCTGGACTACAGAAAAGAAGTTTCGGGAGGACACCCCTCCCCAGCCTGACTCCT GTTCGAGTAGCAGTTCCCATGAGCAGCGTCTGGCAGACAGCTTGGACCAGGCATTGAGCTCTGCCCTTAGAAACCTCCCAGCATTCACTGCTCACCAAGCCGGCAAATCATGTGCCACGGAAAGCCAGGGAGGCGGGACCAATACAG gtgagaGCAGGTGTGCCCTGTGTGcctgccccctctctcagtacccctcctgcccccccgcGTTCCGTCTGCCCTGTGGGCACCTGCTCTGCCGCCCCTGCCTGTCCCTCCGAGCCCCCCCAAAACCGTCCCGGCCTCCTCTGCTCTGCCCCGCCTGTAGAGCCCCCGCCCCATCCAGCTCCATCACGCGTGTGCACTTCTGA
- the LOC118237269 gene encoding leucine zipper putative tumor suppressor 3-like, which translates to MPGVSCGGRSEQSVMGSVGSGVAGEQEFAMKSVGTRTTLPRAPPTSRRGPTHRSCSSERAAPAPAPAPPSETTEGGASSDGRSCSTDRPQLTSDSASSAIVSNGDRLPSSNSAFQNGAGRREGPRERVTVDTCGNNVGLGSEKTSGGGGPVTQYREGPPVAKTDNHNPPKILPVSGKLEQNNAGLVRPSAFKPVVPKSFHSMQNLVGQSGGAGGGGRNVAGGGGGAAGGGGAGSGAPPAPGAHGEQDSPGGGGGGGGGGGGAGAGGGQGGLSDSGRNSLTSLPTYSGSGSGYAPPHALPPLSASTSHINRLGTSAAAPPLEKPGYQNGLSASDSGRSSSGKSSSSYQRLSHLGDAPLPLRPSPSSDDVIQDLEDRLWEKEQEVLHMRRNLDQSEAAIVQVFEEKQRVWERDMEELRQNYAARLQQVSRRAQRMQQALQAQIARLQQDKRRLQDEIAALLAHREDLERKCLDYRKEQADILPRLEETKWEVCQKAGEISLLKQQLRESQAEVTQRAGEMVALRGQLKEVSAQLREREELVLGLKDSYSNKSLKLEHCQGELKRTLTEVSLLRDKLGGFEAEVMGLKQALGELSGGGAGGGGGARGGAWSELSSPSSSSGGAPQASPDNLLSLQSDEAKAQRQEAERQEAEFRQAERREAELREAERRDAERQEVERREAERREVERREVERREVERREAERREAERREAEWREAERREAERREVERREAERREAEQQEAERREAELQEAGELRRQLELLQGELRLERQQRQKQSLTFAQERHIWQDEKERVLQYQAQLQLSYVETLQRNQALELRMGQLHDKLTSSTSPASPPPLPSLSLPLSLTLSPPPPAEEENPSGPASTPNQLAPPWPAHSRLERIESTEI; encoded by the exons ATGCCGGGTGTGTCCTGCGGGGGGCGGAGTGAGCAGAGCGTGATGGGCAGTGTGGGCAGTGGTGTTGCAGGCGAGCAGGAGTTCGCCATGAAGAGCGTGGGCACACGCACCACCCTCCCccgagccccgcccacttcccGCCGGGGCCCCACCCACCGCAGCTGCAGCAGCGAGcgcgccgcccccgcccccgcccccgccccgccctccgaGACCACAGAGGGCGGGGCCTCCAGCGATGGGCGGAGCTGCAGCACCGACCGACCCCAGCTCACCTCCGACTCCGCCTCCTCTGCGATCGTCTCCAACGGCGACCGGCTGCCCTCGTCAAACTCCGCCTTCCAGAatggggcggggcggagggaggggcctCGGGAACGCGTAACCGTGGACACCTGCGGAAACAACGTGGGTCTCGGCAGCGAGAAGACGAGCGGGGGCGGCGGACCTGTGACCCAGTACAGGGAGGGCCCCCCAGTGGCCAAAACCGACAATCACAACCCTCCCAAAATCCTGCCCGTGTCCGGGAAACTGGAACAG AACAATGCTGGATTAGTTCGTCCATCAGCCTTCAAGCCAGTGGTGCCCAAGAGCTTCCACTCCATGCAGAACCTAGTGGGACAGAGTGGGGGGGCCGGTGGAGGGGGGCGCAACGTTGcaggcggcgggggcggggccgcagGCGGAGGCGGCGCAGGGAGCGGTGCTCCCCCGGCGCCGGGGGCCCACGGGGAGCAGGACAGCCCCGGagggggcggtggcgggggcggaggcggcggcggcgcgggggcCGGAGGGGGCCAGGGGGGCCTGTCGGACTCCGGGCGGAACAGCCTGACCAGCCTGCCCACCTACTCGGGCTCGGGTTCGGGGTACGCGCCCCCCcacgccctgccccccctcagCGCCTCCACCAGTCACATCAACCGGCTGGGCACGTCGGCGGCGGCGCCCCCCCTGGAGAAACCGGGGTACCAGAACGGGCTGAGCGCCTCGGACAGCGGCCGCTCCTCCTCCGGGAAAAGCTCCTCCTCCTACCAGCGGCTCAGCCACCTGGGCGACGCCCCTCTGCCGCTGCGCCCCTCCCCGTCTTCCGACGACGTCATCCAGGACCTGGAGGACCGCCTGTgggagaaagagcaggag GTGCTGCACATGCGGCGGAACCTGGACCAGAGCGAGGCGGCCATCGTGCAGGTGTTCGAGGAGAAGCAGCGGGTGTGGGAGCGCGACATGGAGGAGCTGCGGCAGAACTACGCCGCGCGGCTGCAGCAGGTGTCCCGCCGCGCCCAGCGCATGCAGCAGGCCCTGCAGGCCCAGATCGCGCGGCTGCAGCAGGACAAGCGTCGGCTGCAGGACGAGatcgccgccctgctggcccaccGCGAGGACCTGGAGAGGAAGTGCCTGGACTACAGGAAGGAGCAGGCCGACATCCTGCCCCGGCTGGAAGAGACTAAgtgggag gtgtgtCAGAAGGCCGGGGAGATCTCCCTGCTGAAGCAGCAGCTGAGGGAGAGCCAGGCAGAGGTGACCCAGCGGGCGGGGGAGATGGTGGCCCTGAGGGGCCAGCTGAAGGAGGTGTCGGCCCAGCtgcgggagagggaggagctggtcCTGGGGCTCAAGGACTCCTACAGCAACAAGAGCCTGAAGCTGGAGCACTGCCAGGGAGAGCTGAAGAGAACCCTGACAGAg gtATCTCTGCTGAGGGATAAGTTGGGCGGGTTCGAGGCCGAGGTGATGGGCCTGAAGCAGGCTCTGGGAGAGCTGAGTGGGGGCGGAGcgggcggtgggggcggggctaggggcggggcctggagcGAGCTGTCCTCCCCCAGCAGCTCCTCGGGCGGCGCCCCCCAGGCCTCGCCGGACAACCTCCTGAGCCTACAGAGCGACGAAGCCAAGGCCCAGAGGCAGGAGGCGGAGCGGCAGGAGGCGGAGTTTAGACAAGCAGAGCGGCGGGAGGCGGAGCTTAGAGAGGCAGAGCGGCGGGATGCCGAACGTCAGGAGGTGGAGCGGCGGGAAGCAGAGCGGAGGGAAGTGGAGCGGCGGGAAGTGGAGCGGCGGGAAGTGGAGCGGAGGGAAGCAGAGCGGCGGGAGGCGGAGCGGCGGGAAGCCGAGTGGCGGGAAGCAGAGCGGCGGGAGGCGGAGCGACGGGAAGTTGAACGGCGGGAAGCAGAGCGGCGGGAGGCGGAGCAACAGGAAGCAGAGCGGCGGGAGGCGGAGCTCCAGGAGGCCGGCGAGCTGCGGCGGCAGCTGGAgctcctgcagggggagctgcGGCTGGAGCGGCAGCAGCGGCAGAAGCAGTCGCTCACCTTCGCGCAGGAGCGTCACATCTGGCAGGACGAGAAGGAGCGGGTGCTGCAGTACCAGGCGCAGCTGCAGCTCAGCTACGTGGAGACGCTGCAGCGCAACCAGGCCCTGGAGCTGCGCATGGGCCAGCTCCACGACAAGCtgacctcctccacctcccctgcCTCGCCGCCACCCCTGCCCTCGCTCTCCttgcccctctccctcaccctctccccaccccccccagccgaGGAGGAGAACCCCTCCGGCCCCGCCTCCACGCCCAACCAGCTGGCCCCGCCCTGGCCCGCCCACTCCCGCCTAGAGAGGATCGAGTCCACGGAAATATGA
- the smyd1b gene encoding histone-lysine N-methyltransferase SMYD1b, with amino-acid sequence MENVQVFDSPGKGRGLRAAKEMWAGDVLFSEPSFAAVVFDNMVDHVCHSCFRRQQKLQRCGQCKFAQYCDRTCQRAGWSEHKQECGAVKTYGKVPNENIRLAARILWRVEKEGEVASDTQLTTLTDLEDHVSDMAEDDLKELKVDIHNFLDYWPRNSKQYRVDDISHIFGVINCNGFMVSDQRGIQAVGVGLFPNLCLVNHDCWPNCTVILNHGKIELRALGKISEGEEVTVSYVDFLNVSAERQQLLKQQYYFTCTCQHCTEHIKDDLMMASLDTEENKPSEELVKEVTEFSLETIKKLDQARLDGKYNEVVKLCRECLKRQEPVLADTHLYLLRILSTLSEVLSYLQFFEEAAGYARRMVEGYMKLYHPNNAQMGMATMRAGVTHWHAGLIEVGHGMICKAYGILLITHGPTHPITKDLEAMRMQTEMELRMFRQNEYVYHSMREAALKNQPMSMMSEPLAEGVKKLFRKQ; translated from the exons ATGGAGAACGTGCAAGTGTTCGACTCCCCGGGAAAGGGTCGCGGCCTTCGGGCTGCCAAGGAGATGTGGGCCGGGGACGTGCTGTTCTCTGAGCCCAGCTTCGCCGCCGTCGTCTTCGACAA cATGGTGGATCACGTGTGCCACAGCTGTTTCCGGCGGCAGCAGAAGCTGCAGCGCTGCGGTCAGTGCAAGTTTGCGCAGTACTGCGACCGCACCTGCCAGCGGGCCGGCTGGAGCGAGCACAAGCAGGAGTGCGGAGCCGTCAAGACCTACGGCAAGGTGCCCAACGAGAACATccg GCTAGCGGCTCGGATCCTGTGGCgggtggagaaggagggggaggtggcGTCGGACACGCAGCTGACCACCCTGACAGACCTGGAGGACCACGTGTCGGACATGGCGGAGGACGACCTGAAGGAGCTCAAGGTGGACATTCACAACTTCCTGGACTACTGGCCGCGCAACAGCAAGCAGTACAGGGTGGACGACATCTCACACATCTTCGGAGTG ATAAACTGCAATGGGTTTATGGTGAGCGATCAAAGAGGCATCCAGGCAGTGGGCGTTGGTCTGTTTCCGAATTTGTGCCTGGTGAACCACGACTGCTGGCCCAACTGCACCGTCATCCTCAACCACGGAAA GATAGAGCTGCGCGCTCTGGGTAAGATCagcgagggggaggaggtgacGGTGTCGTACGTGGACTTCCTGAACGTGTCCGCCGAGCGCCAGCAGCTGCTGAAGCAGCAGTACTACTTCACCTGCACCTGCCAGCACTGCACCGAGCACATCAAAGATGACCTGATGATGGCCAGCCTGGACACGGAGGAGAAcaag ccATCTGAGGAGCTGGTGAAGGAGGTGACGGAGTTCAGCCTGGAGACGATCAAGAAGCTGGACCAGGCTCGCCTCGATGGCAAGTACAACGAG gtagtGAAGCTGTGCAGGGAGTGTCTGAAGAGGCAGGAGCCCGTCCTGGCTGATACTCACCTGTACCTGCTGCGCatactgagcacgctcagtgagGTGCTGTCCTACCTGCAGTTCTTCGAGGAGGCGGCTGGATACGCCCGCAGGATGGTGGAGGGGTACAT GAAGCTTTACCACCCAAATAATGCCCAGATGGGCATGGCTACCATGCGGGCGGGGGTGACACACTGGCACGCGGGACTGATCGAGGTCGGGCACGGCATGATCTGCAAGGCCTACGGCATCCTGCTGATCACACATGGCCCCACCCATCCCATCACCAAGGACCTGGAG GCCATGCGCATGCAGACGGAGATGGAGCTGAGGATGTTCCGGCAGAACGAGTACGTGTACCACAGCATGCGCGAGGCCGCGCTCAAGAACCAGCCCATGTCCATGATGTCAGAGCCCCTGGCTGAGGGCGTCAAGAAACTGTTCCGCaagcagtga
- the LOC118237125 gene encoding fatty acid-binding protein, liver-type-like, translating into MSFSGKYQLESQENFEPFMKTIGLSDEMIEKGKDIKSISEIEQNGDHFKVTVTTGAKVMVNTFTVGQESELEMLTGEKAKGVVRLEGNKLKVTLKGMDSVTEMVDANTLVTTATLGGMVYKRTSKRM; encoded by the exons ATGTCGTTCAGTGGAAAATACCAGCTGGAGTCTCAGGAAAACTTCGAGCCTTTCATGAAGACGATAG GTCTCTCAGATGAGATGATTGAAAAGGGCAAAGACATCAAGAGCATTTCTGAGATCGAGCAGAATGGCGACCACTTCAAGGTCACGGTGACGACCGGGGCCAAGGTCATGGTCAACACCTTCACCGTGGGCCAGGAGAGCGAGCTGGAGATGTTGACGGGGGAAAAGGCCAAG GGCGTGGTGCGGCTGGAGGGCAATAAGCTGAAGGTCACACTGAAGGGCATGGACTCCGTCACTGAAATGGTCGATGCGAACACACTCGTGACT aCCGCGACGCTGGGAGGCATGGTTTACAAGAGGACCAGCAAGCGCATGTAG